A window of Mixophyes fleayi isolate aMixFle1 chromosome 10, aMixFle1.hap1, whole genome shotgun sequence contains these coding sequences:
- the SLC35C1 gene encoding GDP-fucose transporter 1 isoform X1 — translation MYRTLKRSSILRMAMAGDEKGDREPFLVRAVKIAMVVMLYWFISITMVFLNKYLLDSPSLRLDAPLFVTFYQCLVTVLLCKALSMMSMVIPTGVIEFPSIRFDLKVLRSVLPLSLVFIGMITFNNLCLKNLGVAFYTVGRCLSTVFNVLLSYVLLKQTTSKYALLSCGVILGGFWLGIDQEGAGGTLSWSGIFFGVLASLCVSLNAIYTKKVLPAVDGSIWRLTFYNNVNACFLFLPLMVVFGELGTVFSFDKLNSLHFWGMMTLGGIFGFAIGYVTGLQIQFTSPLTHNISGTAKACAQTVLAVFYDQQTKSFLWWTSNAMVLGGSFCYTWVKGLEMKKMQDQPATQTNGNEEKSPSGV, via the exons ATGTATAGGACTCTGAAGCGCTCCAGCATCCTGAGGATGGCTATGGCCGGAGATGAGAAGGGGGACCGGGAGCCCTTCCTGGTGAGGGCTGTGAAGATAGCCATGGTGGTCATGCTGTACTGGTTCATCTCCATCACCATGGTCTTCCTGAACAAGTACCTGCTGGACAGCCCCTCTCTCAGGCTGGACGCCCCCCTGTTTGTTACCTTCTACCAGTGCCTGGTCACTGTGCTCCTGTGCAAAGCGCTGAGTATGATGTCCATGGTCATCCCTACCGGGGTGATAGAGTTCCCCTCCATTCGCTTTGACCTGAAAGTCCTGCGCAGTGTCCTGCCCCTGTCCCTGGTCTTCATTGGCATGATCACCTTCAACAACCTGTGCCTCAAGAACCTCGGGGTAGCCTTCTACACGGTGGGCAGGTGCCTCAGTACAGTGTTCAATGTGCTGCTTTCCTATGTGTTGCTGAAACAGACCACATCCAAGTATGCGCTGCTGTCCTGTGGTGTCATCCTAG GTGGCTTCTGGCTGGGTATAGACCAAGAGGGAGCTGGAGGCACCTTATCCTGGAGTGGAATATTCTTTGGTGTCCTAGCCAGCCTGTGTGTGTCGCTGAACGCCATTTATACCAAAAAGGTCCTTCCGGCTGTAGATGGCAGCATCTGGCGCCTAACGTTCTACAACAACGTGAATGCCTGTTTCCTTTTCTTGCCGCTGATGGTCGTATTCGGAGAGTTGGGCACAGTCTTCTCTTTtgacaaactcaactctttacaCTTCTGGGGGATGATGACCCTAGGAGGTATTTTCGGCTTCGCTATAGGGTATGTTACAGGACTGCAGATTCAGTTCACCAGTCCGCTGACCCACAATATCTCTGGAACTGCCAAGGCCTGCGCTCAAACTGTGCTGGCTGTATTTTACGACCAACAGACAAAGAGTTTCTTGTGGTGGACAAGCAATGCAATGGTGCTTGGGGGTTCCTTCTGTTACACTTGGGTGAAGGGGCTGGAAATGAAGAAAATGCAAGATCAACCAGCCACCCAGACTAACGGTAACGAGGAGAAAAGTCCTTCAGGGGTGTGA
- the SLC35C1 gene encoding GDP-fucose transporter 1 isoform X2, producing MAMAGDEKGDREPFLVRAVKIAMVVMLYWFISITMVFLNKYLLDSPSLRLDAPLFVTFYQCLVTVLLCKALSMMSMVIPTGVIEFPSIRFDLKVLRSVLPLSLVFIGMITFNNLCLKNLGVAFYTVGRCLSTVFNVLLSYVLLKQTTSKYALLSCGVILGGFWLGIDQEGAGGTLSWSGIFFGVLASLCVSLNAIYTKKVLPAVDGSIWRLTFYNNVNACFLFLPLMVVFGELGTVFSFDKLNSLHFWGMMTLGGIFGFAIGYVTGLQIQFTSPLTHNISGTAKACAQTVLAVFYDQQTKSFLWWTSNAMVLGGSFCYTWVKGLEMKKMQDQPATQTNGNEEKSPSGV from the exons ATGGCTATGGCCGGAGATGAGAAGGGGGACCGGGAGCCCTTCCTGGTGAGGGCTGTGAAGATAGCCATGGTGGTCATGCTGTACTGGTTCATCTCCATCACCATGGTCTTCCTGAACAAGTACCTGCTGGACAGCCCCTCTCTCAGGCTGGACGCCCCCCTGTTTGTTACCTTCTACCAGTGCCTGGTCACTGTGCTCCTGTGCAAAGCGCTGAGTATGATGTCCATGGTCATCCCTACCGGGGTGATAGAGTTCCCCTCCATTCGCTTTGACCTGAAAGTCCTGCGCAGTGTCCTGCCCCTGTCCCTGGTCTTCATTGGCATGATCACCTTCAACAACCTGTGCCTCAAGAACCTCGGGGTAGCCTTCTACACGGTGGGCAGGTGCCTCAGTACAGTGTTCAATGTGCTGCTTTCCTATGTGTTGCTGAAACAGACCACATCCAAGTATGCGCTGCTGTCCTGTGGTGTCATCCTAG GTGGCTTCTGGCTGGGTATAGACCAAGAGGGAGCTGGAGGCACCTTATCCTGGAGTGGAATATTCTTTGGTGTCCTAGCCAGCCTGTGTGTGTCGCTGAACGCCATTTATACCAAAAAGGTCCTTCCGGCTGTAGATGGCAGCATCTGGCGCCTAACGTTCTACAACAACGTGAATGCCTGTTTCCTTTTCTTGCCGCTGATGGTCGTATTCGGAGAGTTGGGCACAGTCTTCTCTTTtgacaaactcaactctttacaCTTCTGGGGGATGATGACCCTAGGAGGTATTTTCGGCTTCGCTATAGGGTATGTTACAGGACTGCAGATTCAGTTCACCAGTCCGCTGACCCACAATATCTCTGGAACTGCCAAGGCCTGCGCTCAAACTGTGCTGGCTGTATTTTACGACCAACAGACAAAGAGTTTCTTGTGGTGGACAAGCAATGCAATGGTGCTTGGGGGTTCCTTCTGTTACACTTGGGTGAAGGGGCTGGAAATGAAGAAAATGCAAGATCAACCAGCCACCCAGACTAACGGTAACGAGGAGAAAAGTCCTTCAGGGGTGTGA